The following coding sequences lie in one Streptomyces venezuelae genomic window:
- a CDS encoding ROK family transcriptional regulator, which yields MTGTPLGEPGSGQHILHLVSSGAATSRADLVRELGLAPSTVSLRVQELVDAGLLTESGEGASRGGRRPRLLRVAARGGVALAADLGSHHARLGAVDLGGTVTDAVDLPHDITAGPDSAVDWLCEQADALVARQRAEGRTVRAFGVAFPGPVQPGTGRVLSPSRMPGWHRYPLRDVLAERLGIPVTVDNDATMMAVGEHRVARPELDHLVVVKAGRGIGSGVISAGRAHDGANGSAGDISHVRVDAAGDRPCSCGNIGCLETVASGAALIRELALQGVEVSDTSDLLRLVADGDPQATTLVRTAGRHIGTVLSVVVNFFNPQAVALGGVLATAEPLVAAVRGVLYERCLPLATADLEITTTVTGVDAGLLGAGLTALRHHLPTTSGPSSVPGPAPAPQEESAPA from the coding sequence ATGACCGGAACACCACTCGGCGAGCCGGGCTCGGGGCAGCACATCCTGCACCTGGTCTCGTCGGGGGCGGCCACGTCCCGCGCCGATCTCGTACGCGAACTGGGCCTCGCCCCCTCCACGGTCTCCCTGCGCGTGCAGGAACTCGTCGACGCGGGTCTGCTCACCGAGTCCGGCGAGGGCGCGTCGCGCGGCGGCCGCAGGCCCCGGCTCCTCCGGGTGGCCGCGCGGGGCGGCGTCGCCCTCGCCGCGGACCTCGGCAGTCACCACGCGCGGCTCGGCGCCGTCGACCTCGGCGGCACCGTCACCGACGCGGTCGACCTGCCGCACGACATCACCGCGGGCCCCGACTCCGCCGTCGACTGGCTCTGCGAACAGGCCGACGCGCTCGTCGCCCGGCAGCGCGCCGAGGGCCGCACGGTCCGCGCGTTCGGCGTCGCCTTCCCCGGCCCCGTGCAGCCCGGCACCGGACGCGTCCTCAGCCCGTCCCGCATGCCCGGCTGGCACCGCTACCCCCTGCGGGACGTGCTCGCGGAGCGGCTCGGCATCCCCGTCACCGTCGACAACGACGCCACGATGATGGCCGTCGGTGAACACCGCGTGGCCCGGCCGGAACTGGACCATCTCGTCGTCGTCAAGGCGGGCCGCGGCATCGGCAGCGGCGTCATCTCCGCCGGCCGCGCGCACGACGGCGCCAACGGCAGCGCGGGCGACATCAGCCACGTCCGCGTCGACGCCGCCGGTGACCGCCCGTGCAGCTGCGGCAACATCGGCTGCCTGGAGACCGTCGCCAGCGGTGCCGCCCTGATCCGCGAACTCGCCCTGCAGGGCGTCGAGGTGTCCGACACCAGCGACCTGCTGCGGCTCGTCGCGGACGGCGACCCCCAGGCCACCACCCTCGTCCGCACCGCCGGACGGCACATCGGCACGGTCCTGTCCGTCGTCGTCAACTTCTTCAACCCGCAGGCCGTGGCGCTCGGCGGCGTTCTCGCCACCGCGGAACCGCTCGTCGCGGCCGTGCGCGGCGTCCTCTACGAACGCTGTCTCCCGCTCGCCACGGCGGACCTGGAGATCACCACCACCGTGACGGGCGTCGACGCGGGCCTGCTCGGCGCGGGCCTCACGGCGCTGCGCCACCACCTCCCCACCACGTCCGGCCCGAGCTCCGTCCCCGGCCCCGCCCCCGCACCGCAGGAAGAGAGCGCACCCGCATGA
- a CDS encoding CotH kinase family protein, whose product MDRIIGKGTFRDAFKNQIVALSALPPGTARRFAERANAAAGPSDAALRTKAEFSALYDLLLAEQTDISGDGGLVLRDAAGYVTAIGGMVDAYLETAVDKAEFFAQDLYQVKVTGWPPGVLTADDVMEAPPGALLSLARSDAPDETLLATPSFSMVNSGNLTAHAPKRSWKIDFEVGASEDRLFGMERINLKAMYNDPSQMREAVAWRLLERAGIPAAQHTYATFTLNDRYMGLFSIIEQVDKKFLKDHFGKHSEGNLYKAYCGDVGCATLEHRSGTDGSDGGRHYFTAGSREDDRTYRLKTNEDDPAAATYDDLAALARTVNGVQLPGDESKFASDAFRESVEHILNVPAFLRWAGANVLLGSWDNYFATPSNYYLYNSGRLGDPSGFMSRPYFTFIPWDYDNSSGIDFFSTQWQYTDLLDWPAMTRNYCRITHAPHQVSRIPLLTNLLRHHDFCQYYLDHLEYLLDTEFEPERIAALLGAEGSGRTDGLWQLIAPAAYAESTTPHGQPFTGRQFTNDEVYRAAYRQWELSRGAQFTYGIFHYTRMRYDHARRQLAELRKTYPNGASGASFPGAMEVLPS is encoded by the coding sequence GTGGACAGGATCATCGGCAAGGGAACGTTCCGGGACGCTTTCAAGAACCAGATCGTCGCGCTCTCCGCGCTGCCACCGGGCACGGCACGGCGGTTCGCCGAGCGGGCCAACGCGGCGGCGGGTCCGTCCGATGCCGCGCTGCGGACGAAAGCCGAGTTCAGCGCCTTGTACGACCTGCTGCTCGCCGAGCAGACGGACATCTCGGGCGACGGCGGCCTCGTTCTGCGCGACGCGGCCGGGTACGTCACCGCGATCGGCGGCATGGTGGACGCCTACCTCGAAACGGCCGTGGACAAAGCGGAGTTCTTCGCTCAGGACCTGTATCAGGTCAAGGTCACCGGGTGGCCGCCCGGCGTCCTGACGGCCGACGACGTCATGGAGGCGCCGCCGGGCGCCCTGCTGTCCCTGGCGCGGAGCGACGCACCGGACGAAACGCTGCTGGCCACCCCGTCGTTCTCGATGGTCAACAGCGGCAATCTGACGGCGCACGCGCCCAAGCGATCCTGGAAGATCGACTTCGAGGTCGGCGCGAGCGAGGACCGCCTCTTCGGCATGGAGCGGATCAACCTCAAGGCGATGTACAACGACCCGTCGCAGATGCGCGAGGCAGTCGCCTGGCGGCTCCTGGAGCGCGCGGGCATCCCGGCGGCGCAGCACACGTACGCCACGTTCACGCTCAACGACCGCTACATGGGCCTCTTCTCGATCATCGAGCAGGTCGACAAGAAGTTCCTGAAGGACCACTTCGGCAAGCACTCGGAGGGCAACCTCTACAAGGCGTACTGCGGCGACGTCGGCTGCGCGACCCTGGAGCACCGCTCCGGCACCGACGGCTCCGACGGCGGCCGCCACTACTTCACCGCGGGCAGCAGGGAGGACGACCGCACCTACCGCCTCAAGACGAACGAGGACGATCCGGCCGCCGCCACCTACGACGACCTCGCCGCACTCGCCCGCACGGTCAACGGCGTACAACTCCCCGGGGACGAGAGCAAGTTCGCGTCCGACGCGTTCCGTGAGTCGGTCGAGCACATCCTGAACGTGCCGGCCTTCCTGCGCTGGGCGGGCGCCAACGTCCTCCTGGGCAGCTGGGACAACTACTTCGCGACGCCGTCGAACTACTACCTGTACAACTCCGGCAGGCTCGGCGACCCCTCGGGCTTCATGTCCCGTCCGTACTTCACGTTCATCCCCTGGGACTACGACAACAGCTCGGGCATCGACTTCTTCTCGACGCAGTGGCAGTACACGGACCTGCTCGACTGGCCCGCGATGACCCGCAACTACTGCCGGATCACGCACGCGCCGCACCAGGTGTCACGGATCCCGCTCCTCACCAACCTGCTGCGCCACCACGACTTCTGCCAGTACTACCTCGACCACCTCGAGTACCTCCTGGACACGGAGTTCGAACCCGAGCGGATCGCCGCGCTGCTCGGCGCTGAGGGTTCGGGGCGGACCGACGGGCTGTGGCAGCTCATCGCCCCCGCCGCCTACGCGGAGTCCACCACCCCGCACGGACAGCCCTTCACCGGGCGGCAGTTCACCAACGACGAGGTGTACCGCGCGGCCTACCGGCAGTGGGAGCTGAGCCGGGGCGCACAGTTCACGTACGGGATCTTCCACTACACGCGCATGCGCTACGACCACGCACGTCGCCAGCTCGCCGAGCTGCGCAAGACCTACCCCAACGGCGCCAGCGGGGCGTCGTTCCCCGGCGCGATGGAGGTACTGCCCTCATGA
- a CDS encoding NADH:flavin oxidoreductase/NADH oxidase, whose protein sequence is MSALFEPYTLRSLTIPNRVWMPPMCQYSAAPEGAEVGAPRDWHFAHYAARAAGGTGLIIVEATAVSAEGRISPYDLGIWNDTQVAAFRRITEFLRSQGTVPAIQLGHAGRKASTDRPWKGGAPVGTDEHGWQPVAPSPVAFDERHPVPTELSVERIHEIVRQFADAARRSLDAGFEIAEIHGAHGYLVGEFLSPHSNKRTDAYGGSYENRTRFALEVVDAVRAVWPEDKPLFFRISATDWLEEGGWTADDTVRFATDLKEHGVDLLDVSTGGNAAGVRIPVEPGYQVPFAARVKAETELPVAAVGLITDIEQAEKIVANGEADAVLLGRELLRDPSWARRAARELGAEVHVPEQYHRSV, encoded by the coding sequence GTGAGCGCGCTGTTCGAGCCGTACACCCTGCGATCCCTGACCATCCCGAACCGGGTCTGGATGCCTCCGATGTGCCAGTACTCCGCGGCCCCCGAGGGCGCCGAGGTCGGGGCCCCGCGTGACTGGCACTTCGCGCACTACGCCGCGCGTGCCGCCGGCGGCACCGGTCTGATCATCGTGGAGGCCACCGCGGTCAGCGCCGAGGGCCGCATCAGCCCGTACGACCTGGGCATCTGGAACGACACCCAGGTCGCCGCGTTCCGCCGCATCACGGAGTTCCTGAGGAGCCAGGGCACCGTCCCCGCGATCCAGCTCGGCCACGCGGGCCGCAAGGCATCCACCGACCGCCCCTGGAAGGGCGGCGCCCCGGTGGGCACGGACGAGCACGGCTGGCAGCCGGTCGCGCCCAGCCCCGTCGCCTTCGACGAGCGGCACCCCGTGCCGACCGAGCTCTCCGTCGAGCGGATCCACGAGATCGTGCGGCAGTTCGCCGACGCGGCCCGGCGCTCGCTGGACGCAGGCTTCGAGATCGCCGAGATCCACGGCGCCCACGGCTACCTGGTCGGCGAGTTCCTCTCCCCGCACAGCAACAAGCGCACCGACGCGTACGGCGGCTCGTACGAGAACCGCACCCGCTTCGCCCTGGAGGTCGTCGACGCCGTACGGGCCGTGTGGCCCGAGGACAAGCCGCTGTTCTTCCGCATCTCCGCCACCGACTGGCTGGAGGAGGGCGGCTGGACCGCGGACGACACGGTCCGTTTCGCGACCGATCTCAAGGAGCACGGCGTCGACCTGCTCGACGTGTCCACGGGCGGCAACGCGGCGGGCGTCCGCATCCCCGTCGAGCCCGGCTACCAAGTCCCCTTCGCCGCGCGGGTGAAGGCCGAGACGGAGCTGCCGGTCGCCGCGGTGGGTCTGATCACCGACATCGAGCAGGCCGAGAAGATCGTCGCCAACGGCGAGGCGGACGCGGTGCTGCTGGGCCGCGAACTGCTCCGCGACCCCTCGTGGGCGCGGCGCGCGGCACGTGAACTCGGCGCGGAGGTGCACGTGCCCGAGCAGTACCACCGCTCCGTCTGA
- a CDS encoding hydrolase, producing the protein MSLWTSLEPASVTVDPGSATTVQLRVRNTGDIVDAYRFDPVGDLASWTTLEPAVLRLYPGTTGTVELTFAPPRTPDARAGAHPYAVRITPTENAGAVVVTEGNVTVNPFTEVRAELVPPTVKGWFRGRPQLAVDNVGNTTVTASLGGNDTGDKLSYDIQPGNVQIEPGRAAFVKATLRPQQIIWFGSKQEQPYSLGVRRSGTEPLTVDGTFVQRSVLPGWLAGTLGLVLALTVAFVTIWLAYRPEMQTVAKEKPQESGAIAPASPSPPAEKAPPPPKEDKETEPPAESDKGGAQEPEGDGGGGGEEEAPDERTAADAVNELGEGRHICYRAYVGDAWQEPVCDGAEAGTPGRNAPIKSLNIAVSGTQGVTGTGAFVGEGWREGIPWSDAADGEDMFFGSTESADPPLEGFTYKVNDGSVCSDPFVTDRDWMGEVCTDPGQWKYHGSPMELNQSLEAVKFTV; encoded by the coding sequence GTGAGCCTTTGGACCTCCCTCGAACCTGCCTCCGTGACCGTCGACCCCGGCAGCGCCACCACGGTGCAGCTGCGGGTGCGCAACACCGGTGACATCGTCGACGCGTACCGGTTCGACCCGGTCGGCGACCTCGCCTCCTGGACCACCTTGGAGCCGGCCGTGCTGCGCCTCTATCCGGGGACGACCGGCACCGTGGAGCTGACCTTCGCACCGCCGCGCACACCGGACGCGAGAGCCGGCGCGCATCCGTACGCGGTGCGGATCACCCCGACGGAGAACGCGGGCGCCGTCGTCGTCACCGAGGGGAACGTCACCGTCAACCCGTTCACGGAGGTGCGCGCCGAACTGGTGCCGCCGACGGTGAAGGGATGGTTCCGGGGCCGCCCCCAGCTGGCGGTGGACAACGTCGGCAACACCACCGTCACCGCGTCGCTCGGCGGCAACGACACCGGCGACAAGCTGTCGTACGACATCCAGCCCGGCAACGTACAGATCGAGCCGGGCCGTGCGGCGTTCGTGAAGGCGACGCTGCGGCCGCAGCAGATCATCTGGTTCGGCTCCAAGCAGGAGCAGCCCTACTCGCTGGGCGTACGCCGCTCCGGCACCGAACCGCTGACCGTGGACGGCACCTTCGTGCAGCGCAGCGTCCTGCCGGGCTGGCTCGCGGGCACGCTCGGCCTGGTCCTCGCGCTGACCGTCGCGTTCGTGACGATCTGGCTGGCGTACCGCCCGGAGATGCAGACCGTGGCGAAGGAGAAGCCGCAGGAGTCCGGCGCGATCGCACCGGCGAGCCCGTCCCCGCCGGCCGAGAAGGCGCCGCCGCCGCCCAAGGAGGACAAGGAGACCGAGCCTCCCGCGGAGTCCGACAAGGGCGGCGCGCAGGAGCCGGAGGGCGACGGTGGAGGCGGCGGCGAGGAGGAGGCGCCCGACGAGAGGACGGCCGCCGACGCGGTGAACGAGCTCGGCGAGGGCCGCCACATCTGCTACCGCGCCTACGTGGGCGACGCCTGGCAGGAGCCCGTGTGCGACGGCGCCGAGGCGGGCACGCCCGGCCGGAACGCGCCCATCAAGTCGCTCAACATCGCGGTGTCCGGCACCCAGGGCGTCACCGGCACCGGCGCCTTCGTCGGCGAGGGCTGGCGCGAGGGCATCCCGTGGTCGGACGCGGCGGACGGCGAGGACATGTTCTTCGGCAGCACCGAGAGCGCCGACCCGCCGCTGGAGGGCTTCACCTACAAGGTCAACGACGGGTCGGTCTGCAGCGACCCCTTCGTGACCGACAGGGACTGGATGGGCGAGGTGTGCACCGACCCCGGCCAGTGGAAGTACCACGGAAGCCCGATGGAGCTGAACCAGTCGCTCGAGGCCGTCAAGTTCACCGTGTGA
- a CDS encoding FG-GAP repeat domain-containing protein: MRHHRSRLIAAPVAAVALTLTVAGYQASAAGTSGPDETGRPAGGIARAAAAPCLSDATTLLGDLDGDGRPDKIANPGLNGTKMTVQWGAADGSFGTKQNVGKLVGVKRGEVATAAVADFQNDGKPDLVVNIVEPSGVDDPATARVADYRPGPLKRADLSSARTRHLDIGDAREAKELRIANYGDDAYPDLAILSNAGDGVWERNVRLTKANSGPGAHNQDHEQKYGAWGTPAEPPAMPGDGWKHFYKACS; this comes from the coding sequence ATGCGTCACCATCGTTCACGTCTGATCGCCGCCCCGGTCGCGGCGGTCGCTCTGACCCTCACCGTCGCCGGCTATCAGGCCAGCGCGGCCGGGACGTCGGGCCCGGACGAAACGGGCCGGCCCGCCGGCGGCATCGCACGGGCCGCGGCGGCCCCCTGCCTGTCCGACGCCACGACGCTGCTCGGCGACCTGGACGGCGACGGCCGCCCGGACAAGATCGCGAACCCCGGGCTCAACGGCACCAAGATGACGGTGCAGTGGGGGGCCGCCGACGGCTCGTTCGGCACGAAGCAGAACGTCGGCAAGCTGGTCGGCGTCAAGCGGGGCGAGGTCGCCACCGCCGCGGTCGCCGACTTCCAGAACGACGGGAAGCCGGACCTCGTCGTCAACATCGTCGAGCCGTCCGGCGTCGACGACCCCGCGACGGCCCGCGTCGCCGACTACCGGCCCGGACCGCTCAAGCGCGCCGACCTGTCCTCCGCCCGCACCCGGCACCTGGACATCGGCGACGCCCGCGAGGCCAAGGAGCTCCGGATCGCCAACTACGGCGACGACGCGTACCCGGACCTCGCGATCCTCAGCAACGCCGGAGACGGCGTCTGGGAGCGCAACGTACGCCTGACGAAGGCGAACAGCGGCCCGGGCGCCCACAACCAGGACCACGAGCAGAAGTACGGCGCCTGGGGCACCCCTGCCGAGCCGCCGGCCATGCCCGGCGACGGCTGGAAGCACTTCTACAAGGCGTGCTCCTGA
- a CDS encoding VOC family protein translates to MTVHKNTVLVLDCSEPERLAEFYAGLLGAEVRLSKDPDYVEVTNDGGVCLAVHRERDYIPPSWPRPEDSQQAHLRIMVARHDMDEAEREAVGLGARPIDTKDNSGPRDTRTYSDPAGHSFTLAAIPE, encoded by the coding sequence ATGACCGTCCACAAGAACACCGTGCTCGTACTGGACTGTTCCGAGCCCGAGCGGCTCGCAGAGTTCTACGCCGGACTGCTGGGCGCCGAGGTGCGGTTGAGCAAGGACCCGGACTACGTCGAGGTCACGAACGACGGCGGGGTCTGCCTGGCCGTGCACCGGGAGCGGGACTACATCCCGCCGAGCTGGCCCCGCCCCGAGGACTCGCAGCAGGCACATTTGCGGATCATGGTCGCCCGGCACGACATGGACGAGGCGGAGCGCGAGGCGGTCGGTCTCGGTGCGCGGCCCATCGACACGAAGGACAACAGCGGCCCCCGGGACACCCGGACCTACTCGGACCCGGCAGGGCACTCGTTCACGCTGGCGGCCATCCCCGAGTGA
- a CDS encoding response regulator transcription factor, with amino-acid sequence MASAAPATPAVLPVPKDRRVRVSVTAPDPISREGVVSQLRRHPDVEVCADAAAASVTLLVEDTLDEAALTRLRRAVRGEGARAVLVAGAVREHELLDVIECGVGAIVWRREATAHRLAQAVLTTAQGGGDLPTDLLGQLIGQVRRLHQGGPDQPGFIMSFTKREVDVVRLVAEGFDTSEIARKLSYSERTVKNVMHGLTTRLHLRNRAHVVAYALREGFI; translated from the coding sequence ATCGCGTCCGCCGCCCCCGCCACGCCCGCCGTGCTCCCGGTGCCCAAGGACCGGCGGGTCCGCGTCTCCGTCACCGCGCCCGACCCGATCAGCCGCGAGGGCGTCGTCAGCCAGCTCCGCCGCCACCCCGACGTCGAGGTGTGCGCCGACGCCGCCGCCGCCTCCGTCACCCTGCTCGTCGAGGACACCCTCGACGAGGCCGCGCTCACCCGGCTGCGGCGCGCCGTCCGCGGCGAGGGCGCCCGCGCCGTGCTCGTCGCCGGAGCGGTCCGCGAGCACGAGCTCCTGGACGTCATCGAATGCGGTGTCGGAGCCATCGTCTGGCGCCGCGAGGCCACCGCGCACCGGCTCGCGCAGGCGGTCCTGACCACCGCCCAGGGCGGCGGCGACCTGCCCACGGACCTGCTCGGCCAGCTCATCGGCCAGGTGCGGCGCCTGCACCAGGGCGGCCCCGACCAGCCGGGGTTCATCATGAGCTTCACCAAGCGCGAGGTGGACGTGGTGCGGCTGGTGGCCGAGGGGTTCGACACCTCGGAGATCGCGAGGAAGCTCTCGTACTCCGAACGCACCGTCAAGAACGTGATGCACGGCCTCACCACGCGCCTGCACCTGCGCAACCGGGCGCACGTCGTGGCGTACGCCCTGCGCGAGGGCTTCATCTGA
- a CDS encoding transporter substrate-binding domain-containing protein — protein sequence MKRAATLSALVCLLAITAAAPAAPSAPAARESAHKGTLLDSVPKKGVLRVCTTGDYAPFTKLDPADGTYTGVDIDMARDLAKSLDAKPKFVATTWANLTKDVASRRCDIGVGGVSITLPRARQVYFSEPTREDGKTPVVRCADKDKFGAGTLADIDKPGTTVIVNPGGTNEQFARAHIKQATIKLHPENTTIFQEIIDGRADVMMTDASETLYQSKIHPELCSLHPEKPFTFSEKAYATPRGDDEFLEYADQFVHLAKHDGTYAKYEAEWMK from the coding sequence GTGAAGCGTGCCGCCACTCTGTCCGCCCTGGTCTGCCTGCTGGCGATCACCGCGGCCGCACCCGCCGCGCCCTCCGCACCCGCCGCGCGTGAAAGTGCGCACAAAGGGACCCTCCTCGACTCCGTCCCGAAGAAGGGCGTACTGAGGGTCTGCACGACCGGCGACTACGCCCCGTTCACGAAACTGGACCCCGCCGACGGCACGTACACCGGCGTGGACATCGACATGGCCCGTGACCTGGCGAAGAGCCTCGACGCGAAGCCGAAGTTCGTGGCGACGACCTGGGCGAACCTGACCAAGGACGTGGCGTCGCGGCGCTGCGACATCGGCGTCGGCGGCGTCTCGATCACCCTGCCCCGCGCCCGGCAGGTCTACTTCAGCGAGCCGACGCGCGAGGACGGCAAGACACCCGTCGTGCGCTGCGCCGACAAGGACAAGTTCGGGGCGGGAACCCTCGCGGACATCGACAAGCCGGGCACGACGGTGATCGTCAACCCCGGCGGCACGAACGAACAGTTCGCGCGCGCCCACATCAAGCAGGCGACGATCAAGCTGCACCCGGAGAACACGACGATCTTCCAGGAGATCATCGACGGCCGCGCCGACGTGATGATGACGGACGCGAGCGAGACGCTCTACCAGTCGAAGATCCACCCCGAACTGTGCTCCCTCCACCCGGAGAAGCCCTTCACCTTCTCCGAGAAGGCGTACGCGACACCACGCGGCGACGACGAGTTCCTGGAGTACGCCGACCAGTTCGTGCACCTGGCGAAGCACGACGGGACGTATGCGAAGTACGAGGCGGAGTGGATGAAGTGA
- a CDS encoding ArsR/SmtB family transcription factor, translating to MTTAAATGSASSRTLAHPEPGDVRLEAVLHALADPMRMRVVRELAREEGAAGLSCSYFALPVTKSTCTHHFRVLRESGVIRQIYRGTTKLNVLRRDDLDALFPGLLDSVLDAATRQDTRLDSAPTGS from the coding sequence ATGACGACCGCCGCCGCGACCGGCAGCGCGAGCAGCAGGACGCTCGCCCACCCCGAGCCCGGGGACGTCCGCCTCGAAGCGGTGCTGCACGCCCTCGCCGACCCGATGCGGATGCGCGTCGTGCGGGAGCTGGCCAGGGAGGAGGGCGCGGCAGGCCTCTCCTGTTCGTACTTCGCGCTGCCCGTCACCAAGTCGACGTGCACGCACCACTTCCGGGTGCTGCGCGAGAGCGGCGTCATCCGGCAGATCTACCGCGGCACGACCAAACTCAACGTGCTGCGCCGCGACGACCTCGACGCGCTCTTCCCCGGCCTCCTCGACAGCGTCCTGGACGCGGCGACCCGTCAGGACACCCGCCTGGACAGCGCACCGACGGGCTCCTGA
- a CDS encoding M81 family metallopeptidase, with protein MTPTAHPRRLRIGIGGIGIESSTFCPHRSTTDDFHRTRGQDLLDRYTWTQADSDLADTVEWVPLLHATSLPGGPVEAESYLILKNELVTRIREAGPLDGLVYDIHGAMSVIGLTDAEADLTEAVRAALDSVGTPDGTGRPMISAAMDLHGNVSRRFAEPIDLLTAHRLAPHEDAWETRERAARNLVRCLREGVRPHRAWVQVPVLLPGEKTSTRLEPAKSLYASLADIEKLPGILDAALWVGYAWADEPRCRAAIVVTGDDAELAAAEAEKLARRYWDARRDFVFVGPTGSADECIEKAVASDARPFLISDSGDNPTAGGAGDLAYMLARLLDNDAIRSGRVTAVHPGITDPVAVARCFEAGVGAEVTLSVGGKVDANHGGPYALTGTVIALQRATDQKDRAEGGAYDRGVDMAAVRHGGLTVILVERRKPFHTLADFTGPAEGGLGIDPRTYDLVVVKIGYLEPELHDMAADWLLALTPGGVDQDLPRLGHHRVERPLYPFDEDAYDDGPPDLTPVRLTPLTPRRSSQ; from the coding sequence ATGACCCCCACCGCACACCCCCGCCGCCTGCGCATCGGCATCGGCGGCATCGGCATCGAGTCGTCCACGTTCTGCCCGCACCGCTCCACCACCGACGACTTCCACCGGACCCGCGGCCAGGACCTCCTCGACCGCTACACCTGGACGCAGGCAGACTCCGACCTCGCCGACACCGTCGAGTGGGTGCCCCTGCTGCACGCGACGTCGCTGCCCGGCGGGCCGGTGGAAGCGGAGTCGTACCTGATCCTCAAGAACGAACTCGTCACCCGCATACGCGAGGCAGGACCCCTCGACGGCCTGGTCTACGACATCCACGGCGCGATGAGCGTCATCGGCCTCACCGACGCCGAGGCCGACCTCACCGAGGCGGTGCGCGCCGCCCTCGACTCCGTGGGCACCCCGGACGGCACGGGGCGCCCGATGATCTCGGCCGCCATGGACCTGCACGGCAACGTCTCGCGCCGCTTCGCCGAACCGATCGACCTGCTCACCGCCCACCGTCTCGCCCCGCACGAGGACGCCTGGGAGACCCGCGAGCGCGCGGCCCGCAACCTCGTGCGGTGCCTGCGGGAGGGCGTCCGTCCGCACCGCGCCTGGGTCCAGGTCCCCGTCCTCCTGCCCGGCGAGAAGACCAGCACCCGCCTGGAGCCCGCGAAGTCCCTCTACGCCTCCCTCGCCGACATCGAGAAGCTCCCCGGCATCCTCGACGCGGCGCTGTGGGTCGGCTACGCCTGGGCCGACGAACCGCGCTGCCGGGCCGCCATCGTCGTCACCGGCGACGACGCCGAACTCGCCGCCGCCGAAGCGGAGAAGCTGGCCCGCCGCTACTGGGACGCGCGCCGCGACTTCGTCTTCGTCGGCCCGACGGGCTCCGCCGACGAGTGCATAGAGAAGGCGGTGGCGTCGGACGCGCGGCCCTTCCTGATCAGCGACTCGGGTGACAACCCGACGGCGGGCGGCGCGGGCGACCTCGCGTACATGCTGGCCAGGCTGCTCGACAACGACGCCATCCGCTCCGGCCGGGTCACCGCGGTCCACCCGGGCATCACCGACCCGGTGGCCGTCGCCCGGTGCTTCGAGGCGGGCGTGGGCGCGGAGGTCACGCTGAGCGTCGGCGGCAAGGTCGACGCGAACCACGGCGGCCCCTACGCCCTGACCGGCACCGTCATCGCGCTGCAGCGCGCCACCGACCAGAAGGACCGGGCGGAGGGCGGCGCCTACGACCGCGGCGTCGACATGGCCGCCGTGCGCCACGGCGGCCTCACCGTGATCCTCGTCGAGCGCCGCAAGCCGTTCCACACGCTCGCCGACTTCACGGGCCCGGCGGAGGGCGGCCTCGGCATCGACCCCCGTACATACGACCTCGTCGTCGTGAAGATCGGCTACCTGGAGCCCGAACTCCACGACATGGCCGCGGACTGGCTCCTCGCCCTCACACCGGGAGGCGTCGACCAGGACCTGCCGAGACTCGGCCACCACCGGGTGGAGCGCCCGCTGTACCCGTTCGACGAGGACGCGTACGACGACGGGCCGCCCGACCTGACGCCGGTCCGGCTCACCCCGCTCACACCCCGGAGGAGCTCCCAGTGA
- a CDS encoding DUF3040 domain-containing protein — MSTGRLPEREQRILDEMESVLRRDRQLTVRLWLLRLGPRTRTALANRPHPLTVALFAALSGTLLFVGLTTSSAGMVWAFAGLWSLTLIGFVRLLCRWTEP, encoded by the coding sequence ATGTCGACAGGTCGACTTCCGGAGCGTGAGCAGCGCATCCTCGACGAGATGGAGTCGGTCCTGCGCCGGGACCGGCAGCTCACGGTCCGCCTCTGGCTGCTCCGGCTCGGGCCCCGCACGCGCACGGCCCTCGCGAACAGGCCGCATCCGCTCACCGTGGCCCTCTTCGCCGCGCTGTCCGGCACGCTCCTGTTCGTCGGTCTCACCACGTCGAGCGCCGGCATGGTCTGGGCCTTCGCGGGGCTGTGGTCGCTCACGCTGATCGGGTTCGTGCGGCTGCTGTGCCGGTGGACCGAGCCGTGA